The following coding sequences lie in one Dysgonomonas mossii genomic window:
- a CDS encoding ORF6N domain-containing protein: MELQIIQNKIFEVRGLRVMIDFHLAELYQVETRALKQAVRRNIERFPEDFMFELTKEEAMELINMGVSQFVIPSSYNVGATKIFAFTEQGVSMLSSVLRSKIAIEINISIMRAFVVLRQYVLGYAELNQKLETFMLETNMQFNEIYQALTELASTREQDDKPRKRVGYIQNEEEEL, from the coding sequence ATGGAATTACAGATTATTCAAAATAAGATATTTGAGGTTCGTGGTTTACGGGTAATGATCGATTTTCATTTGGCAGAACTCTATCAGGTTGAAACCCGAGCTTTAAAACAAGCTGTCCGAAGAAATATAGAGCGTTTTCCCGAAGACTTTATGTTTGAATTGACGAAGGAAGAAGCTATGGAGTTGATAAACATGGGGGTATCACAGTTTGTGATACCCTCGAGTTATAATGTCGGAGCAACTAAGATATTTGCATTCACAGAACAGGGAGTATCTATGCTTTCGTCTGTATTACGAAGTAAAATTGCTATTGAAATCAATATTTCAATTATGCGGGCATTTGTAGTTTTACGCCAATATGTTTTAGGCTATGCAGAGCTTAATCAAAAGTTAGAAACATTTATGCTAGAAACGAATATGCAGTTTAATGAGATATATCAGGCTTTGACTGAATTAGCGAGTACCAGAGAACAGGATGATAAACCTCGAAAGCGTGTGGGATATATACAAAATGAAGAAGAGGAGCTATAG
- a CDS encoding histone H1: protein MKNLVENLSQLFADFSKDANTQVENGNKAAGQRARKVSLEIEKALKEFRKVSIEESKK from the coding sequence ATGAAAAATTTAGTAGAGAATTTAAGTCAATTGTTTGCTGACTTTTCAAAAGATGCAAACACTCAGGTAGAAAATGGGAATAAAGCAGCCGGACAACGTGCAAGAAAAGTGTCTTTGGAAATAGAAAAAGCTTTGAAAGAATTTCGTAAGGTATCTATCGAAGAGTCTAAAAAATAA